One Sphingomonas sp. FARSPH DNA segment encodes these proteins:
- the thiD gene encoding bifunctional hydroxymethylpyrimidine kinase/phosphomethylpyrimidine kinase, with translation MIPRVLIIAGSDSGGGAGIQADIKTVTMLGGHPTTAITAITAQNTLGVQAVHPIPPETVVAQMESVLADIGADAVKIGMIGSVGTVHAVADVLEHADIPIVFDPVMIATSGSVLADAETIAAFTRLMRMAAVVTPNLPELAALGGATAVRALGPALLVKGGHGAGDIVEDRLIEADGAETLWTHPRIDTRHTHGTGCTLASGIATGLAAGLSLADATGRAIAYVQAALAAAPGLGAGHGPMGHALNTIPFDRCRD, from the coding sequence ATGATCCCCCGCGTCCTCATCATCGCCGGGTCCGATTCGGGCGGCGGCGCGGGTATCCAGGCGGATATCAAGACCGTCACGATGCTTGGCGGCCATCCGACCACCGCGATCACCGCGATCACCGCGCAGAATACGCTGGGCGTCCAGGCCGTCCATCCCATCCCCCCCGAAACGGTCGTCGCGCAGATGGAAAGCGTGCTCGCCGACATCGGCGCCGATGCGGTGAAGATCGGCATGATCGGCAGCGTGGGAACCGTCCATGCCGTGGCCGATGTGCTCGAACACGCCGACATCCCCATCGTCTTCGATCCCGTCATGATCGCGACCTCCGGCTCCGTCCTCGCCGATGCCGAGACGATCGCCGCCTTCACCCGGCTGATGCGCATGGCCGCCGTCGTCACGCCCAACCTGCCCGAGCTTGCCGCGCTCGGCGGCGCCACCGCGGTGCGCGCGCTCGGCCCCGCGCTGCTCGTCAAGGGCGGTCACGGTGCGGGCGATATCGTCGAGGATCGGCTGATCGAGGCCGACGGCGCCGAGACGCTCTGGACGCACCCGCGCATCGACACCCGCCACACGCACGGCACCGGTTGCACGCTGGCGAGCGGGATCGCTACCGGCCTTGCCGCGGGCCTGTCGCTCGCCGACGCCACGGGGCGGGCCATCGCCTATGTCCAGGCGGCGCTTGCCGCCGCGCCCGGCCTTGGCGCAGGGCACGGGCCGATGGGACATGCCTTGAACACGATACCGTTCGACCGATGCCGGGACTGA
- a CDS encoding bestrophin family protein, whose protein sequence is MIVTATPRLRQIVTEVWMPLTVLFVWDVAVTVTYYLLPFRAPSLPLTLFGTVLALFLGFRSNSAYARWWEGRSLWGLMINASRNLSREARNFLPGDEARDLRRSIVLRQIAYVNALRCQLRRQPVDDEVLRFLSHGEATPSLSRTNIANGLLDGTGRRIDDARRNGWIDTIQQTQMESVLVDIANAQGGMERLKNTPLPNQYRFFPTLFVHLFCVLLPIGLVETLGFATPLGSTIAGLMFLAVLAIGDDLVDPFANSVHDLPLSAMCRTIEIDLLQSIGDEAPKPLQPVHGVLW, encoded by the coding sequence ATGATCGTCACCGCGACCCCCCGCTTGCGCCAGATCGTCACCGAAGTCTGGATGCCGCTGACCGTGTTGTTCGTCTGGGACGTCGCGGTCACCGTCACTTATTATCTGCTGCCGTTCCGTGCCCCGTCGCTGCCGCTGACGCTGTTCGGTACCGTGCTCGCGCTGTTCCTCGGTTTCCGCAGCAATTCGGCTTATGCGCGCTGGTGGGAAGGACGCTCTTTATGGGGCCTGATGATCAACGCCTCGCGCAACCTGTCCCGCGAGGCGCGCAACTTCCTGCCGGGTGACGAGGCGCGCGACCTGCGCCGGTCGATCGTGCTGCGCCAGATCGCCTATGTGAACGCGCTGCGTTGCCAGTTGCGGCGCCAGCCGGTCGACGACGAAGTGCTGCGCTTCCTCTCGCACGGCGAGGCGACGCCCTCGCTGTCGCGCACCAACATCGCCAACGGCCTGCTCGACGGCACCGGCCGGCGCATCGACGATGCGCGCCGCAACGGCTGGATCGACACGATCCAGCAGACGCAGATGGAATCGGTGCTGGTCGACATCGCCAATGCGCAGGGCGGGATGGAGCGGCTCAAGAACACGCCGCTGCCCAACCAGTATCGCTTCTTCCCGACCTTGTTCGTCCACCTGTTCTGCGTGCTGCTGCCGATCGGCCTCGTCGAGACATTGGGCTTTGCGACGCCGCTCGGCTCGACGATCGCCGGTCTCATGTTCCTCGCCGTGCTCGCGATCGGCGACGATCTGGTCGATCCGTTCGCCAATTCGGTGCACGATTTGCCGCTGTCGGCGATGTGCCGGACGATCGAGATCGACTTGCTGCAATCCATCGGCGACGAGGCGCCCAAGCCCTTGCAGCCAGTGCACGGCGTGCTCTGGTAA
- a CDS encoding peptide MFS transporter has product MASIAPAGGGVPASAKTFLGHPRGLFMLFFAEMWERFSYYGMRAILVFYLTKHFLFAEQPAYAIYGAYTSLVYITPIIGGYIADRYLGPRKAVLAGGIFITLGHLLIALVEGPVGVQGSALNGFYLALALIIVGTGFLKANISVLVGALYKRDDTRRDGAFSIFYMGINTGAFVGPLLVGYLGERVGWAWGFGAAGIGMALGLVVFVLCRPSLHNVGEPPVPAALKARTPVGLSIEWAIYAGAVAMIALCWWLVRSQGAVGNLLLAASVLTVGYILMTSFRQLPPVERHRIFAALFLIALSPLFWALFEQAGSSLSVYTDQQVDRTVLGFDMPASWFQSVNSFFIITLAPLFGLLWTAMGKRGIEPSAPFKFGIGLILVGAGFFALILGAPAAGLTPAIFVILLYMLHSMGELCFSPIGLSSMTRLSVPSMTGLMMGTWFLATAAGNFIASLIAQATGGEGAGPGRVLEVYGRIGWFAMGVGVVVLVLAPFVTKLMHLDQLGERPDHALAGEPLNAEPAASGIDTRGEQRP; this is encoded by the coding sequence ATGGCAAGTATCGCACCGGCAGGGGGCGGCGTTCCGGCCTCCGCCAAGACGTTCCTGGGGCATCCGCGCGGGCTGTTCATGCTCTTCTTCGCGGAGATGTGGGAGCGTTTTTCCTATTACGGGATGCGCGCGATCCTGGTCTTCTACCTGACCAAGCACTTCCTGTTCGCCGAACAGCCCGCCTATGCGATCTACGGCGCCTATACCTCGCTCGTCTACATCACCCCGATCATCGGCGGCTATATCGCCGACCGCTATCTGGGGCCGCGCAAGGCGGTGCTCGCGGGCGGCATCTTCATCACGCTCGGCCATCTGCTGATCGCGCTCGTCGAAGGGCCGGTGGGGGTGCAGGGTAGCGCGCTCAACGGCTTCTACCTCGCCCTTGCCCTCATCATCGTCGGCACCGGCTTCCTGAAGGCGAACATCTCCGTCCTCGTCGGCGCGCTCTACAAGCGGGACGACACGCGGCGCGACGGTGCCTTTTCGATCTTCTATATGGGCATCAACACGGGCGCCTTCGTCGGGCCTTTGCTCGTCGGCTATCTCGGCGAGCGGGTCGGCTGGGCCTGGGGCTTCGGCGCCGCGGGCATCGGCATGGCGCTCGGCCTCGTCGTCTTCGTCCTGTGCCGGCCTTCGCTCCACAACGTCGGCGAACCGCCCGTCCCCGCCGCGCTCAAGGCGCGCACACCGGTCGGCCTGTCGATCGAATGGGCGATCTATGCCGGTGCGGTCGCGATGATCGCCCTGTGCTGGTGGCTGGTGCGCAGCCAGGGCGCGGTCGGCAATCTGCTGCTCGCCGCCTCGGTGCTGACCGTCGGCTACATCCTGATGACCAGCTTCCGCCAGCTGCCCCCCGTCGAGCGGCACCGCATCTTCGCCGCGCTGTTCCTGATCGCGCTCTCGCCGCTGTTCTGGGCGCTCTTCGAACAGGCGGGTTCGTCGCTCAGCGTCTACACCGACCAGCAGGTGGACCGCACCGTGCTCGGCTTCGACATGCCCGCCTCGTGGTTCCAGTCGGTCAATTCCTTCTTCATCATCACGCTCGCGCCGCTGTTCGGCCTGCTGTGGACCGCGATGGGCAAGCGCGGGATCGAACCGTCGGCGCCGTTCAAGTTCGGCATCGGCCTGATCCTCGTCGGCGCGGGCTTCTTCGCGCTGATCCTCGGCGCGCCCGCGGCGGGGCTGACGCCCGCGATCTTCGTCATCCTGCTCTACATGCTGCATTCGATGGGCGAATTGTGCTTCTCGCCGATCGGCCTGTCGTCGATGACGCGATTGTCGGTGCCGAGCATGACGGGCCTGATGATGGGCACCTGGTTCCTCGCCACCGCGGCGGGCAATTTCATCGCCAGCCTGATCGCGCAGGCGACGGGCGGCGAGGGCGCGGGGCCGGGCCGCGTGCTGGAGGTCTATGGCCGGATCGGCTGGTTCGCGATGGGTGTCGGCGTCGTCGTGCTCGTGCTCGCGCCGTTCGTGACGAAGCTGATGCACCTCGACCAGCTCGGCGAGCGGCCGGATCATGCGTTGGCGGGCGAACCGCTCAACGCGGAGCCTGCCGCGTCGGGGATCGACACGCGCGGCGAGCAGCGGCCCTGA
- a CDS encoding DUF1272 domain-containing protein: protein MLEMRPDCERCGADLPAAAPGAFICSMECTFCTECADAMDELCPNCGGELLDRPTRTGRTLKANPATTERRFRA, encoded by the coding sequence ATGCTGGAGATGCGCCCCGATTGCGAGCGCTGCGGCGCGGACCTTCCCGCCGCCGCGCCCGGTGCGTTCATCTGTTCGATGGAATGCACCTTCTGCACCGAATGCGCGGACGCGATGGACGAACTCTGCCCCAATTGCGGCGGCGAACTGCTCGACCGCCCGACACGCACGGGCAGGACGCTGAAGGCGAATCCGGCGACGACGGAGCGGCGGTTCCGCGCTTAG
- a CDS encoding dicarboxylate/amino acid:cation symporter, with translation MSQATRILLALLAGILIGIGAVAIDKDAALAATRITQPIGSAWLHALQMVIVPLIVGLLVTGIAATAEAARAGRIAGRSVALFVVVLWSTTLMAALVEPLILDAWPLPDAWAAALRAALSGTPAPGKVPGLADFFDTIVPTNVVAAAAADAFLPLTIFALAFAFAITRLEPEPRALLVAVFRAITDAMLVIIGWVLRLAPIGVFALAYGVGARTGAAAFGALVHYIVCVSAIGFLVLLAGYPLARLGGRVPIGRFARAAAPAQAVAVSTQSSLASLPAMLKGSGEIGVQAATAGIVLPIAVAIFRATSPAMNLAVALYVARWLGVPIGPGQMAAGIATAAITTMGSVSLPGTISFFASVAPVAFAMGVPIEALGLLVAVETVPDLFRTVGNVTMDIAVTACVAGREGDHHAIQDAG, from the coding sequence ATGTCGCAAGCCACCCGTATCCTCCTCGCGTTGCTGGCGGGCATCCTGATCGGCATCGGTGCGGTGGCGATCGACAAGGACGCCGCGCTCGCTGCGACGCGCATCACCCAGCCGATCGGGTCGGCGTGGCTGCACGCGTTGCAGATGGTGATCGTGCCACTGATCGTCGGCCTGCTCGTCACCGGCATCGCCGCGACCGCCGAGGCCGCGCGCGCGGGGCGGATCGCGGGGCGCAGCGTCGCGCTGTTCGTCGTCGTCCTGTGGTCGACGACGCTGATGGCGGCGCTGGTCGAGCCGCTGATCCTCGACGCCTGGCCGTTGCCCGACGCCTGGGCCGCGGCGTTGCGGGCGGCGCTGAGCGGCACGCCGGCGCCGGGGAAGGTGCCGGGGCTCGCGGATTTCTTCGACACGATCGTGCCGACCAACGTCGTCGCCGCGGCCGCAGCGGACGCGTTCCTGCCGCTCACCATCTTCGCGCTCGCCTTCGCCTTTGCGATCACGCGGCTGGAACCCGAACCGCGCGCGCTGCTCGTCGCGGTGTTCCGCGCGATCACCGACGCGATGCTGGTCATCATCGGCTGGGTATTGCGGCTCGCGCCGATCGGCGTGTTCGCGCTCGCTTATGGCGTCGGCGCACGCACCGGCGCGGCGGCGTTCGGCGCGCTGGTCCATTACATCGTCTGCGTCTCCGCGATCGGGTTCCTCGTGCTGCTCGCGGGCTATCCGCTCGCGCGGCTCGGTGGACGCGTGCCCATCGGGCGGTTCGCGCGCGCGGCCGCGCCGGCGCAGGCGGTGGCGGTGAGCACGCAATCCTCGCTCGCCTCGCTGCCCGCGATGCTGAAGGGCAGCGGCGAGATCGGCGTGCAGGCGGCGACCGCGGGGATCGTGCTGCCGATCGCAGTCGCGATCTTTCGCGCGACGAGCCCGGCGATGAACCTGGCGGTCGCGCTCTATGTCGCGCGCTGGCTGGGCGTGCCGATCGGGCCGGGGCAGATGGCGGCGGGCATCGCCACCGCGGCGATCACGACGATGGGGTCGGTGTCGCTGCCCGGCACGATCAGCTTCTTTGCCAGCGTCGCGCCCGTCGCCTTCGCAATGGGCGTGCCGATCGAGGCGCTGGGGCTGCTCGTCGCGGTGGAGACAGTGCCCGACCTGTTCCGCACCGTCGGCAACGTCACGATGGATATCGCCGTCACCGCCTGCGTTGCGGGGCGTGAAGGAGATCATCATGCAATACAGGACGCTGGGTGA
- the folP gene encoding dihydropteroate synthase, producing MTLHLRPVHFVDTPIGLPDGYAARLAGGMQWFAAYEVIAPEGRRIVPVADIASLGPRAAALHLRITAPRAPLVLGARTLRLDQPLVAGILNVTPDSFSDGGRHADDPAAAAAAGVDMAAAGAALIDLGGESTRPGAAAVWEGDEIARVEPVVRRLAASGTPVSIDTRKSGVMAAALAAGAQVVNDVSALLWDEAALDVVVHAACPVVLMHSPDPKAGGHGRPAYRDVATEVFDWLEARVAAVEAAGVPRARILIDPGIGFGKSLADNLALVNALPLFHGLGCAIMLGASRKRMIGALDNEAPVEKRLGGSIALALKGAEAGVQLIRVHDVAETVQALKVWRGLRDRALAGG from the coding sequence ATGACCCTGCACCTGCGCCCCGTCCATTTCGTCGATACGCCGATCGGCCTGCCCGATGGCTATGCCGCGCGGCTCGCCGGGGGGATGCAGTGGTTCGCCGCGTATGAGGTGATCGCGCCGGAGGGACGCCGGATCGTGCCCGTCGCCGATATCGCATCGCTCGGCCCGCGCGCCGCGGCGCTGCACCTGCGCATCACCGCGCCGCGCGCGCCGCTGGTGCTGGGTGCGCGAACGTTGCGGCTCGACCAGCCGCTCGTCGCCGGCATCCTCAACGTCACGCCCGACAGCTTCTCCGACGGCGGCCGCCATGCTGACGATCCCGCCGCCGCGGCGGCCGCCGGCGTCGATATGGCCGCCGCCGGCGCGGCGTTGATCGACCTCGGCGGCGAATCGACGCGGCCCGGCGCGGCGGCGGTGTGGGAGGGAGACGAGATCGCGCGCGTCGAACCCGTCGTCCGCCGCCTTGCCGCCAGCGGCACGCCCGTATCGATCGATACGCGCAAGAGCGGGGTAATGGCCGCCGCGCTCGCCGCGGGCGCGCAGGTCGTCAACGACGTGTCCGCACTGCTGTGGGACGAGGCGGCGCTCGACGTCGTGGTCCACGCCGCCTGCCCCGTCGTGCTGATGCACTCGCCCGATCCCAAGGCGGGGGGGCACGGCCGCCCGGCCTATCGCGACGTCGCGACTGAAGTTTTCGACTGGCTGGAGGCGCGCGTCGCCGCGGTCGAGGCGGCGGGCGTGCCGCGCGCGCGTATCCTGATCGACCCGGGTATCGGCTTCGGCAAGTCGCTTGCCGACAATCTCGCGCTGGTTAACGCGCTGCCGCTGTTCCACGGCCTGGGTTGCGCGATCATGCTGGGCGCGAGCCGCAAGCGGATGATCGGCGCGCTCGACAACGAGGCGCCCGTCGAGAAGCGACTGGGCGGCAGCATCGCGCTCGCCCTCAAAGGCGCGGAGGCGGGCGTCCAGCTGATCCGCGTCCACGACGTCGCGGAGACGGTGCAGGCGCTGAAGGTATGGCGGGGCCTGCGCGACCGCGCGCTCGCCGGCGGGTGA
- a CDS encoding ribonuclease HII produces MPGLKHEKTCLPPVAGVDEAGRGPLAGPVVAAAVILPARGVPRGLDDSKKLSPSERERLCGLIRARAIVGVGIVEADEIDRLNIYWATMKAMTLAVEALGCEPGHVLVDGNRLPRWRYAATPLVGGDALSASIAAASIVAKTVRDAIMVDHAAAHPHYHWASNKGYGCPKHLAALREHGPSPIHRYSFAPVARAADLLAPAINAA; encoded by the coding sequence ATGCCGGGACTGAAGCACGAGAAGACCTGCCTGCCGCCCGTCGCGGGGGTGGACGAGGCGGGGCGCGGCCCGCTCGCCGGGCCGGTGGTGGCCGCTGCGGTGATCCTGCCCGCACGCGGCGTGCCGCGCGGGCTGGACGATTCGAAGAAGTTGTCGCCGTCCGAGCGCGAGCGATTGTGCGGCCTGATCCGCGCGCGCGCGATCGTCGGCGTCGGCATCGTCGAGGCGGACGAGATCGACCGGCTCAACATCTATTGGGCGACGATGAAGGCGATGACGCTCGCGGTCGAGGCTTTGGGCTGCGAGCCCGGCCACGTCCTCGTCGACGGCAATCGCCTGCCGCGCTGGCGCTATGCCGCGACGCCGCTCGTCGGCGGCGACGCGCTCAGCGCCTCGATCGCCGCCGCGTCGATCGTCGCGAAGACGGTGCGCGATGCGATCATGGTCGATCATGCCGCCGCCCACCCGCATTATCACTGGGCGAGCAACAAGGGCTACGGCTGTCCCAAGCACCTCGCCGCGCTGCGCGAACACGGGCCCTCGCCGATTCACCGCTACAGCTTCGCCCCCGTCGCCCGCGCCGCCGATCTGCTCGCGCCGGCGATAAACGCGGCCTGA
- a CDS encoding aldo/keto reductase → MQYRTLGDGLKVSALGLGCMPMAGIGARMYGQADDAESIATIHRAIDLGVTLFDTAEVYGPYRNEELLGQAIRGKRDGLVIATKFGFRIGANGMEGVDSSPANVRRACEGSLKRLGIETIGLFYQHRVDPNVPIEETVGAMADLVREGKVRHLGLSEAGPETLRRAAAVHPIAALQSEYSLWERTVEDEILPLARELGIGFVPYSPLGRGFLTGQITSRDDLPEGDYRRNDPRYSEENFATNMRMVEVVKAIAADHGVSGAQVALAWLLAQGDDIVPIPGSKRRATLEDSMKAAAVSLSAEDLQRLDAAAPRGGTAGPRYGERAMAMVRL, encoded by the coding sequence ATGCAATACAGGACGCTGGGTGACGGGCTGAAGGTGTCGGCGCTAGGCCTCGGCTGCATGCCGATGGCCGGCATCGGCGCGAGGATGTACGGCCAGGCCGACGATGCCGAGAGCATCGCGACGATCCACCGCGCCATCGATCTGGGCGTGACATTGTTCGACACGGCGGAGGTCTACGGCCCCTATCGCAACGAGGAACTGCTGGGGCAGGCTATCCGGGGCAAGCGCGATGGGCTGGTGATCGCGACCAAGTTCGGCTTCCGGATCGGCGCGAACGGGATGGAGGGCGTCGATTCCTCGCCGGCCAACGTCCGGCGCGCGTGCGAGGGGTCGCTGAAGCGGCTGGGGATCGAGACGATCGGTCTGTTCTATCAACATCGCGTCGACCCCAATGTGCCGATCGAGGAGACGGTGGGCGCGATGGCGGACCTGGTCCGCGAGGGCAAGGTGCGCCATCTGGGGCTGTCGGAGGCCGGCCCCGAGACGCTGCGCCGGGCGGCGGCGGTGCATCCGATCGCAGCGCTGCAGTCGGAATATTCGCTGTGGGAGCGGACGGTCGAGGACGAGATCCTGCCGCTGGCGCGCGAGCTCGGCATCGGGTTCGTGCCGTATAGTCCGCTTGGTCGCGGGTTCCTTACCGGGCAGATCACCAGCCGCGACGATTTGCCCGAGGGCGATTATCGGCGGAACGACCCACGCTATTCGGAAGAGAATTTCGCGACGAACATGCGGATGGTCGAGGTGGTGAAGGCGATTGCTGCCGATCACGGCGTCAGCGGCGCTCAGGTGGCGCTGGCGTGGCTGTTGGCGCAGGGCGACGATATCGTGCCGATCCCGGGATCGAAGCGGCGCGCCACGCTGGAGGACAGCATGAAGGCGGCCGCGGTGTCGCTGTCTGCGGAGGATTTGCAGCGTTTGGACGCCGCGGCGCCGCGGGGTGGCACGGCGGGGCCGCGCTATGGCGAACGCGCGATGGCGATGGTGCGGTTGTAG
- the glmM gene encoding phosphoglucosamine mutase, protein MARKYFGTDGIRGATNAGAMTAAMAMKVGMAAGAYFQRGDHKHRVLIGKDTRLSGYMLESALVAGFTSVGMDVVMVGPLPTPAVALLTQSMRADIGVMISASHNPFADNGIKLFGPDGYKLSDEAELTIEGLIDGGDVPLAPSAQIGRARRIDDAQGRYIHFAKSTFPRDLRLDGLRIVIDCANGAAYKVAPTTLWELGADIVAIGVTPNGTNINDGVGSTAPQTLSETVVASGADIGIALDGDADRLIVVDEKGRVVDGDQLMATIAAGWARAGRLAGGGLVATVMSNLGLERHLKAQGLGLVRTAVGDRYVLEKMRTSGYNVGGEQSGHIILSDYATTGDGLVAALQILAEIKRAGAPASEVLHRFEPLPQLLKNVRFAGGKPLEHDDVKAVIAAAEADLSGTGRLVIRPSGTEPVIRVMAEGDDARQVETLVDRICDAVRKVAA, encoded by the coding sequence ATGGCAAGGAAATATTTCGGCACCGACGGCATCCGCGGCGCGACCAATGCGGGCGCGATGACCGCAGCCATGGCGATGAAGGTCGGCATGGCGGCGGGCGCCTATTTCCAGCGCGGCGACCACAAGCATCGCGTGCTGATCGGCAAGGACACGCGCCTCTCGGGCTATATGCTCGAATCCGCGCTCGTCGCGGGCTTCACCAGCGTCGGCATGGACGTCGTCATGGTCGGCCCGCTGCCGACGCCCGCGGTCGCGCTGCTGACGCAATCGATGCGCGCCGACATCGGCGTGATGATCTCCGCCAGCCACAATCCCTTCGCCGACAACGGCATCAAATTGTTCGGCCCCGACGGCTACAAACTGTCCGACGAGGCGGAACTGACCATCGAGGGGCTGATCGACGGCGGCGACGTGCCGCTCGCGCCCTCGGCGCAGATCGGCCGCGCGCGCCGTATCGACGACGCGCAGGGCCGCTACATCCACTTCGCCAAATCCACCTTCCCGCGCGACCTGCGTCTCGATGGCCTGCGCATCGTCATCGATTGCGCCAACGGCGCCGCGTACAAGGTCGCGCCGACGACGCTGTGGGAACTGGGCGCGGACATCGTCGCGATCGGCGTCACGCCCAATGGCACGAACATCAATGACGGCGTCGGCTCGACCGCGCCGCAGACGCTGTCGGAAACCGTCGTCGCGAGCGGTGCGGACATCGGCATCGCGCTCGATGGCGACGCCGACCGGCTGATCGTCGTCGACGAAAAGGGCCGCGTCGTCGACGGCGACCAGCTGATGGCGACGATCGCCGCTGGCTGGGCGCGCGCCGGGCGGCTCGCGGGCGGCGGCCTCGTCGCCACCGTCATGTCGAACCTCGGCCTCGAACGGCATCTGAAGGCGCAGGGGCTCGGCCTCGTCCGCACCGCGGTCGGCGATCGCTACGTGCTCGAGAAGATGCGCACCAGCGGCTACAATGTCGGCGGCGAACAATCGGGGCACATCATCCTGTCGGACTATGCGACGACCGGCGACGGCCTCGTCGCGGCGCTGCAGATTCTCGCCGAGATCAAGCGCGCCGGCGCGCCGGCCAGCGAGGTGCTGCACCGCTTCGAACCCCTGCCGCAATTGCTCAAGAACGTCCGCTTCGCCGGCGGCAAGCCGCTCGAGCACGACGACGTCAAGGCCGTGATCGCCGCCGCGGAAGCCGATCTGTCGGGCACCGGCCGCCTCGTCATCCGCCCGTCGGGTACCGAGCCCGTGATCCGCGTGATGGCGGAGGGCGACGACGCGCGCCAGGTCGAAACGCTCGTCGACCGCATCTGCGACGCGGTGCGCAAGGTCGCCGCCTGA
- a CDS encoding site-specific DNA-methyltransferase: protein MGVIEKVRQPRVAARSAAASPVGVVARPADVAPAVLPLDRILTGDCIAQMRALPDKSVDMVFADPPYNLQLGGELFRPDGSHVDAVTDDWDKFDTFAAYDAFTRAWLAEAHRILKDDGTIWVIGSYHNIFRVGTAVQDLGYWILNDIVWRKANPMPNFRGTRFTNAHETLIWASKGEKAKYTFNYRSMKTLNDELQMRSDWEFPICGGQERLKKGGHKVHPTQKPEALLYRVLLACTRPGDVVLDPFFGTGTTGAVAKRLGRRWIGIEREATYIEAAQERIAAALPLDESALATMQSPRMQPKVAFGVLVENGYLAPGATLTDARRRFRATVRADGSLASACGTTGSIHKLGATLQGAPACNGWTFWHHETDGALRPIDTLRQTYLLATQP, encoded by the coding sequence ATGGGGGTTATCGAGAAGGTCCGGCAGCCGCGCGTCGCGGCGCGCAGCGCTGCGGCATCGCCGGTCGGCGTGGTGGCGCGGCCTGCCGACGTCGCGCCGGCGGTGCTGCCGCTCGACCGGATTCTGACGGGCGACTGTATCGCCCAGATGAGGGCGCTGCCCGACAAGTCGGTCGACATGGTCTTCGCCGACCCGCCCTATAACCTCCAGCTCGGCGGCGAGCTGTTCCGGCCCGACGGCAGCCACGTCGACGCAGTCACCGACGATTGGGACAAGTTCGACACCTTCGCCGCCTATGACGCCTTCACCCGCGCCTGGCTGGCGGAAGCGCACCGCATCCTGAAGGACGACGGCACGATCTGGGTGATCGGCAGCTATCACAACATTTTCCGCGTCGGCACCGCGGTGCAGGACCTCGGCTATTGGATCCTCAACGACATCGTGTGGCGGAAAGCCAATCCGATGCCCAACTTCCGCGGCACGCGCTTCACCAACGCGCACGAGACTTTGATCTGGGCGTCGAAGGGCGAAAAGGCAAAATACACGTTCAACTACCGCTCGATGAAGACGCTGAACGACGAGCTGCAGATGCGCTCCGATTGGGAATTCCCGATCTGCGGCGGGCAGGAGCGGCTGAAGAAGGGCGGGCACAAGGTCCATCCGACGCAAAAGCCCGAGGCGTTGCTCTACCGCGTGCTGCTCGCCTGCACCAGGCCGGGCGACGTCGTGCTCGACCCGTTCTTCGGCACCGGCACTACGGGGGCGGTGGCGAAGCGGCTGGGCCGCCGCTGGATCGGCATCGAGCGCGAGGCGACCTATATCGAGGCGGCGCAGGAACGGATCGCGGCTGCGCTGCCGCTCGACGAATCGGCGCTGGCGACGATGCAGAGCCCGCGCATGCAGCCCAAGGTCGCGTTCGGCGTGCTCGTCGAGAACGGCTATCTCGCCCCCGGCGCGACGCTCACCGATGCGCGCCGCCGCTTCCGCGCGACGGTGCGCGCCGACGGCAGCCTCGCCAGCGCGTGCGGTACGACGGGCTCGATCCACAAGCTCGGCGCGACGCTGCAGGGCGCGCCCGCGTGCAACGGCTGGACCTTCTGGCACCACGAAACCGACGGCGCGCTCAGGCCGATCGATACGCTGCGCCAGACCTATTTGCTCGCGACGCAGCCGTAA